ACCGCACGCGCCGTGGGTGAGCGGCCGGCGAAACGTAGCTCCGGCAATGTCTCCCCAAAACGACCCGTGTAATGGTCAATACCGCTACCGACCGCACAGTCTGTCCCCGGGGGACAGACCACCCGCCCCGGCGGGCCCACGCGCTCCTCCCCGCAGGTCACCACCAGACCCGTGGCCTCACGCCTGTAGAACCCGTAATAGACCTCGTCACGACGGGCATCGAGGGCCGCCAGCACCTGCCGCCCAGGGGCCTCCTGCGCGAGCGCCGCAAGCGACGAGACCGGAACGACCGGCAGGTCGCGCGCATACGCAAGCCCCTGGGCCATGGCCGCCGCCACGCGCAGACCGGTAAACGATCCGGGACCACGCCCGAAGGCGATCACATCTACGGCGCCGAGATCACATCGCAGGTCGGCGCACAAACCACGCAGCAGATCGAGTACGGTCTCGGCCCGCGCCGCACTATCGCGCAGCCCCCGCTCATGAACCACGCCATCGATTTTTAGGGCCACTGACACGAATGCGCTCGTGGTCTCGACTGCAAGCAGGTTCATGCCATCTCCCTGAACAGGTCGGCGAGGGCCCGATCCCATGAGGGCAGGCAGATCCCCAGGCGCTCCTTCAGACGAGCACCATCGAGGACCGAGTAGGCCGGACGATGCGCCGCGGTGGGATAATCGGCGGTCGTAATCGGCGATACCGCGACGGTCAACCCGAGCGATCGCACGATGGCCTCGGCAAAGCCGTGCCAGCTCGTCTGGCCATCGCACGCCGCGTGATAGAGCCCGGCGTTGTCTGCGGCTCGCGGGTGCGCCAGAATCGCGCGTGTCGCTTGCGCGAGGACGGTTACCGGCGTCGGGCTCCCATACTGGTCGGAGACGATGCGCAGCGGCCCGTTCGCGGCCAATCGCCGGACGGTCGTCAAAAAGTTTCGGCCCTCGCGGTCGTAGAGCCAGGCCGTGCGCAGGACAAAGGCCGTAAGGGGGCGCGCCAGCACCGCCTCCTCGCCCAGGCGCTTGGTCTCTCCATAGACATTGAGGGGAGCCGTAAGGTCGTCCTCCCGATAGGGGCGCCCCGCGGTTCCGTCGAAGACATAATCGGTCGAATAGTGCACAAGCCATGCCCCGACGGCCAGGGCGGCATCGGCCAGATGCCCGGGGGCATAGGCATTGATGCGCAGCGCCGTGTCACGCTCCGCCTCCGCCTTGTCGACGGCCGTATAGGCAGCGGCATTCACGATGACCCCGGGGCGCAGGCGCTGCACCGCGGCATGCACCGCGGTCTCGTCTCCGATATCACAGTCCGCGTGGCTTAAGGCATGCACGGGGCCCAGTCCGGCCAGGGCCTGCGCAAGCGCGCGACCGAGTTGGCCCTGGGCCCCGAACAGCGCGATACCCCGGCGGACTTCGCCAGCTTGCGCCATGGCCGCCCCCTCGTCACTCATGACAATGATTCCAAAAGTGGTGATCTCCCGCCAACGCCCCATGCGTGTCGCCAGACCCGTTCCCGCGGCCGACTCGCCATCGAGAGCGGCGATTATAGCAAACCCTGCGCGGCGGTCGCCATTTGACAGCCCCATGAGAAATTGGCAAAGTCGGGCGATGCGCATTCACCACCTGCCCGGCACCGATCTCGCCATTTCGGACATCGGCCTTGGCACCATGACCTTCGGCGAGCAGACAGACGAGGCGTGCGCGCACGCCCAGCTCGACTATGCGCTGTCCGAGGGCATCAACCTGTTTGATATGGCGGAGATGTACCCGGTGCCCGGACGCGCTGAGACCCAGGGCGCCACGGAGACGATCGTCGGGCGATGGCTCGCGCGACAGGCGCGCGACCGCGTAGTAATCGCCACCAAGGTCGCCGGGCCCTCGCGCGGCTTTCATTGGATCCGGGGCGGCCCGCTCGCCCTCGATCTCGCCAACATGCGCGCGGCGCTCGAGGCGAGCCTCAAGCGGCTGAAGACCGATTATGTCGACCTCTACCAGATTCACTGGCCATCGCGCCCCATTCCGCTATTTGGCGGCACGCAGTACGAGGCGCGAGATACCGCAGACAGGGCCGCGGAGATCGACGAGCAGCTTCAGGCGCTCGCCACGCTCGTGCGCGAAGGCAAGGTGCGTTACATCGGGCTCAGCAACGAGACCCCATGGGGGACACTGCGCTTTCTGGACGCCGCCCGGCGTCTTGGCCTGCCCCAAATCGTGACCATTCAAAACGCCTACAACGTCCTGAATCGGACCTTCGAGTCGGGGCTTGCCGAGGTGTGCCATCGCGAGCGCCTGGGGCTTTTGGCCTACAGCCCGCTCGCCTTTGGCATACTCACCGGCAAATACCGCGGGCGCAGCGATCCGCAGGCGCGCCTGAATCGCTTCCCGGAATTCAGTCCTCGCTATCGCAAGCCGGCCATCGAACCGGCCGTGGACGCTTACGCGCGTATTGCCGAGAATTTCGGCCTGTCGCTCGGGGCCTTGGCACTCGGCTTCGTGCGCTCGCGTTTCTTCACCGCCTCCACCCTGCTTGGTGCGCGCACCGTGGAGCAACTGAAGGAAAACATCGTGCACGCCAAGGTCGTGCTGTCGCCCGAGGCGCTCGCCGCCATCGAAGAGGTCCACCTGAAATCCCCCAATCCGGCCCCCTGACACGCCGTTACATCAGGCCAGCGACGATGTTGATGGTGAGCGCCAGGATCAAGGTGTTGAAGGCAAACGACAGCACGCCATGCAGCAAGGCCGCGCGCCGCACGCCATGCGAGGTGATGGCCACGTCCGAGACCTGCGAGGTCATGCCGATGACAAACGAGAAATACAGAAAATCCATGTAGTGCGGCAGGGCCGATCCCGGAAAGTGCATTCCCCCGTCGTCACGCACGCCATCTGGCACCGCGCGCCCCCGGTAATAACCGTGCGCGTAATGAAAGGCAAAAAGCGTGTGGACGACCAACCACGACCCGGTAATGGCCGAGACCGCGAGCGCCAGATAGAAGACCTTCTCCGAGGCGGACGCGCCCTTCACGTAACTCAGCAAAAACAGGATGGCAAAAACACTCGCACAGGCCGCGAGCAGCGCCATCGAAAGCAGCGCGAGCCCGCTTTGATCCTGATCGACCGTGCTGCGGCAGGTCTCCCGGGCGTCGGCAAACACCATCACCATCCCCGCCAGGATCAAAAACGTGAGGCACGCCGCATCCCAGCCGAGCAACAGCCGGATGTCAGTGAGATGCTGCGGCGGGACGCTCATGAACACCGCAGCCCCCACGAGCACCGATGCCGCAAGGCGCCGGCGGGCCCCGAGAGCCCGTACGGCGCGCATGAACGCCCGCGACACGGCCGCTCTTAAGAGGTCTTGCCCTGACCCAAAAGCGTCTTGATCGGTAACGCGTACATCCAACCGAAGTTGCTGCCGATCAGATAGGTGTCCCCCATCACCACGCCGTTCTGAGGACCGAAGCCGCCATGGTGGGTCATATACTTGGACAGGACCTTCCCGGTCTTGCGGTTTAGCACGAAGATTGCGCCGTTACCCACGGGAAAGATCACATCCGAACCCGTCACGCTGGGCGCGGCCTTCATCTTGATCTTGAGAGGCGTATGCCAGAGCACCTTGCCGGTCTTTAGTTGCACGGCGTAAGCCGTGGCGGTCACGGGGCTTCCGGTATAGATCGTTCCGCCCACGATCATGGGCACGGCGTCCTTGTTGCGTGGCGGCACCTTGCCGACCCCAAGCGTCGTCTGCCACAGGATTTTGCCGGTCTTGGCATCGAGCGCGATCTCCACGCTCTTTGCGCGGCGATGGCCCTTGGCCTTGCGCTCGAACTGGGTGACCACGATGCCGCGAGACTGCGCCGGGGCACAATCGCCCATGCTGCTCGAAAAGACCGCCTGGGGGGCCGTGCGCCATACAAGCTTCCCGGTCTTGGCGTTTACGGCATAAAGGGCACTCGGATGGGTGCCCCCCATGATGACGAGATCATGGTAGACCGTGGCGGACGACATGCTCACGAACGACTTGATGGGGACGCGCCATTTGAACTTGCCGGTGGCGGCATTGAGCCCGTAGATGTGTCCGTCCCCATTACCAAAGACCAGCGTTCCATCGTCGATCGCGGGCGTTGGCATGTCCTCGCCTTTGGTATGATAGACCCAGGCGAGCTTGCCGGTGGCGGCATGCACGGCGTAGATGCCGCTGATGTCGGTCCCGCGCACGATGCGTGCGCCCTTGTGCGCGAATTTCACCGCCTGCGTATAGCTGAAGGTGGAGTTCCCTCCGCCCACATACACAAGCTTCTTGGGACCGCGCCCGGCCACGAGCGGGGTCGTCATGATCTGGTTTAATGCATTGAACTTCCAGAGCATATGCCCGTCTGATCCGTCGAGGGCGTATAGAAAGCCATCGTCGTCTGCGACATACACCTGGCCGTCAACGACCGATGCCCCGATGGGAATGCCGACCAGATCGCGCACCGCCGTGATACTGACGTAGGTCCGCTTGATGGCGGGCTTTTTCATGCCCTTCGGGACGGCCTCAGGGACATGAAAGACCCAATGCACGGGCTCGCCGGCAGTCCCCTGCGCTGTCTTGTAGCGCGCATCGTGGGCGGCGTTGAGCCCATAAAGCGGCCACGCATGGGGTGATGCGAGCGCCGTCTTGGCCGATGAACTCGCGGCGTGCGATGTCTTATGACTGCATCCCGACAGCAAGGCAAGCGCTGCCAAGCCGGCAACAACAGATGGACGTATAGCGGGTCGTGCTTCCATATCCCTGATTCCTCCCGGAACTCTTGTGTGGGACTGCATCGAATGCCAAACCCTAGGCGATAGGTGGCGCGCGGTCAAGGGACATGAATCCGAGAGCCACGCGCCCACTGGGGGCCATGCTATCATGGCGACGGGAGCGGCCCCGGCACGGTCCAGGGGGTCGGATACCATAAGCGGTCACAACCAAAGCCCCGGAGCCCAGTTCAGAAATGGAACGGTTTAATCTTGCATTCTTTCGCGGTGCATGGCGCATCACCGCGCCCTACTGGAAGTCCGAAGAGCGCTGGTCAGCCTACGGGCTGCCCGCGGTCGTCGTCGGCTTGAGCCTGGGACTCGTCTACATCAACGTCCTCATAACAGAGTGGTACAATGGCTTCTACGACGCCCTCCAGCACTATAACGAAACCGCCTTCTGGGCCGACATGCTGCGCTTTTCATGGCTTGCGGGGCTTTATATTGCCGGCTATGTGTATCAGCTTTATCTGGGCGAAATGCTTCAGATCCGCTGGCGGCGCTGGATGACGCACCACTACCTCAAGGACTGGCTGAGCGACCGCGCCTATTATCGCATGCAGCTTTTGAGCGACGGTACCGACAACCCTGATCAGCGTATTGCAGATGACATCAGCGCATTCATTCGCGGCATCCTGAAGCTTGGTCTCGGTCTTTTGAGCTCGGTCGTGACCATCGCCTCCTTCATCACGATGCTCTGGATACTATCGAACCGCCTGACGATCCCAATAGATGGGCAGAAATGGGAGATTCCGGGTTATCTCGTGTGGGCCGCGCTCATCTATTCCGTGGCCGGGACCTGGATCATGCTCAAACTGGGCCGGCCCTTGATCGGCTTGAGCTTCAATCAGCAACGGTTCGACGCGGACTTTCGTTTCAATCTCGTGCGTGTGCGCGAGAACACCGAGAGCATCGCACTCTATGGCGGCGAGGACCAGGAACACAAGGGCCTGGGGGAGCGCTTTGCGTCCATCTTCCGCAACTATTGGGCGATCATGCGCCGGCAGAAGATCATCAATTGGTTCTCGGCCGGATACGGACAGGCGGCCATCATCTTCCCTTTTCTCGTGGCCGCGCCGAGCTTTTTCGCAAAGCAGATCCAGTTGGGCCTCGTCATGCAGATCTCGTCGGCCTTCCAGCAGGTGCAGGGGGGGCTCTCCTACATTGTCACGATCTACCCCGACCTCGCCGCATGGCATGCGGTCGTGGACCGACTCACGGGCTTTAGCGAACACATGGCCGAGGTCCGAGGCGTTGCCACCGACATCAATGCCATCGCCCAAGAGACCGCCGACAAGCTCCAGCTTCAGTCGGTGAGTCTCCATGTCCCCGATGGCCGCCCGCTGCTCTCGGATCTGTCGCTGTCGGTGGAACCGGGAGAGACCATGCTGCTGACGGGGCCATCCGGAAGCGGGAAGAGCACACTGATCCGGGCGCTCGCCGGCATCTGGCCGTTTGGAAGCGGCCGGATCGTGGCGCCGCCCAAGAATTCCTCACTCTTTCTGCCCCAAAAACCCTACCTGCCCCTGGGGACCTTGCGCGACGTCCTCCTCTACCCTCATGGGCAGTCGGACACCACGAATGACACCCTGACCGAGGCGCTCACGGCAGTGGGGCTCCCGCGCCTCATCCCACAGTTGGATGAACAAAAGCCCTGGCCGCTCATCTTGTCGCTGGGCGAGCAACAGCGCATCGCGTTTGCGCGCATCCTTCTGCAAAAACCCCAGTGGATCTACATGGATGAAGCGACATCGGCGCTCGACGAGGCCGCCGAGGGTGAACTCTACACGCTGCTACGCCACCGTCTGCCAAATAGCACGGTGGTAAGCGTTGGCCACCGATCGGCGCTGAACGCCTACCACAAGACGCGCCTGCAGCTAACCGGGAACGGTGCTTGGCAGGTCATCCCGGCCGGCGCTTGAGGTCCGCGCCATGCGCACGAAGGCCTCGCGCAGCCCCTTGGCGTCACGCACCGGGGCGTCGAAATCGATGCGCAGCCGGCCGCCACGGGTGGCGATATCAAAGCCCTCCGGATCGATGCCGATGAGGCGCGGCTCGGCTTCCTCCACGCCCATCGCCCGGCAGTAGCGGATGAGGGCGTCCCTATGGTCGGCGTTCATATGGATCACGGCTCCGCTCTCCGCCGCCACCAGTTCCGCGTCGAATGACTCGCGCGGCAACCGGTAATCTTCCCCGCGTACCCAGTGAATATCGCCAAAACCGCCGATGAACCGCACGCGCTCGATGGACACTTGATAGAAACGGAAATCGTGGATCGCAAAATATTCCCGGGCCTGCGGCAGATAACGCAAATAGCGGTCTCGCAGGGCCTCATCGCCCTCGATCACCGTCGCCCGCCCCATGAGGGTCGCCCGCCCTGACTGCTGGATATCGGGCTTCTCGTCCTCCCAAGCCAGCAGGCTTACGCGGCCATCCCGCAGGATATTGCGGCTATGCTGGGCCAGATCGGACAACAACAGGATCGGGTTCCCCTCGAAATCCAGGATATAAGGGGCCACGGACCCGAACGGCCACCCATCCATATCCGCGGACAAGGTCGACAGGATCCCGTTGCTGTGGGTACGCACCAACAGACGCACATCGCGGACTGCCTTGCGGTAGTTTTCACTCATGGCGGCCATTCTAGCAAAGGCCTCCGGAAAATTGACCAATTCCGTGCTTTTCCGTAAACTCACCGGCACCGGGCGATTAGCTCAGCGGTAGAGCACTGCCTTCACACGGCAGGGGTCAGTGGTTCGATCCCACTATCGCCCACCATAAAATCAAGGACTTACGAACACCCATTGTCTTATCCTCCCAGAGTTTGGGAAACTGGTGGGAAAATCAGTCACCAGCAGGGGTGTTCGTGGCCAGTTTTGAGAAGCGATCCGGCAATTGGCGGGCCATCGTTCAAAGGCAAGGGCATGGGCGCCTGACCCGGACCTTCGACACCAAGGCTCAAGCTGAGGCCTGGGCGGCCACCATCGAATCCGAAATCGCGCGCGGTCTGTTTGTCTCCCGGACCGAAGCCGAAAACACCACCCTTGGTGACCTCCTCGACCGCTATGAGCGCGAGATCGTGTTCGCTAAAAAGGGCGCTCAGATCGAACGCTATCGCCTCAACCGATTCCGAGAAAGTCCCCTTGCCCACCGGTCGATCGCCTCGATCCGCGGGACCGATCTCGCCCTCTGGCGGGATCAGCGGCTCAGAGAGGTATCCCCAGCCACAGTAGGACGCGAGATGAATATCTTGGGCCATGTCTTCGAGACCGCCCGCAAAGAATGGGGCATCGCGCTCGTAAACCCCGTTCGCGATATTCGTCGACCTCCCGCCCCTAATGCGCGAACCCGGCGTTTGGTGGACGATGAGCAAGCCCGCCTCGTGGCCGCCGCTCACACATACGGCGGTGAAATCGGCGCCCTCATTACCTGGGCTATCGAAACGGCCATGCGCCGCGGGGAGATCGCCGCGATGCGCTGGGAGCATCTCGACCGAAAGGATCGGGTGTTGCTAATACCGGAAACCAAAAACGGCACGCCGCGCCAAGTGCCACTATCCACGGCCGCGCTCGCGGTCCTGGATGCGCTGCCCAGGCGCCTGGATGGCCGCGTGTGGAGTATGCGTCCCGATTCGATCTCGCAGGCCTTCGAGCGGGTCTGTAAGGCTGCCGGCATCGAGGGGCTGACCTTCCATGACCTGCGCCATGAGGCGACCAGCCGGTTTTTCGAGCAGGGCTTCAATCCCATGGAGGTCGCCAGCATCACTGGCCATAAGACCCTGCAGATGCTTAAACGATACACGCATCTCCGGGCCGCGGATCTGGCGAAACGCATAAAATAGCAGCGGCCGCTAATGAACCTTGTATACTCACTTGCAGAGAATATCCAGGCGCGCCGACGCGGGGCCGTGCCACACAATAGGCCAAATGGACCATGAATGTCGTAGAAATTGAAGCGGCAGTATCCGAGTTAGCGCTTCAGCCTTTTGACAGGGAGGAGTTTTCGTTCGCCTTTCTAAAGGCCTTCGGCAATAAGGAAACCACCATCACCCGATTGCGTAAGGGTGAAACCAACGCCTCTGACGTGGCAAGCGGCGTGCTCCAACGCAACAATATCCATCTGGCGACCTGTGAAACAGGCACCGTAAACGCCACGTTAAAGGCGCTGCGCGAGAGCCCCAAGACTATCTCCGCTAAGGCCAAGTTCATCTTGGCCACCGATGGCCAGACATTGGAGGCAGAAGACCTCACCAGTGGCGAAACCATCGCGTCGGCCTATCCCGATTTCCCCCAGTACTTCGGCTTTTTCCTGCCGCTAGCCGGCATCTCTACCATCAAGGAGATCAAGGACAACCCGATCGATGTGCGAGCGACCGGACGGCTCAATAAGCTCTATGTGGAGTTGCTGAAGGATAACCCCGAGTGGGCGACCGAAGCGCGTCGTCACGATATGAATCACTTCATGGCGCGTCTCATCTTCTGCTTCTTTGCGGAGGATACGGATATCTTCCCCGGTGGCAAGCTGTTTACCCATACTATTGAGCAGATGGCCGAGCGTGATGGCAGCAACACCCACGAAGTGCTTGGCACATTGTTTCGGGCAATGAACATCAAACATGCCGAGCGGATGTCTGTAGGGCTACCCCGCTGGACCACGGAATTCCCCTACGTCAACGGGGGGCTGTTTTCCGGCAATACCGACGTACCCCGCTTCTCGCGAATAGCCCGCGTCTACTTGCTGCACGCCGGCCAACAACTCAACTGGGCGCAGATCAATCCCGACATCTTCGGCTCGATGATTCAGGCCGTGGCAGATGAGAACGAGCGCGACGCCCTGGGCATGCACTACACCAGCGTCCCCAATATCCTGAAGGTTCTGAACCCGCTCTTTCTTGACGACCTGCGCGCACAACTCGCCACAGCAGGCAACAACCCGCGCCAGCTGCTTAACTTGCGCAAACGCTTGGCGAAAATCCGTGTATTTGACCCCGCCTGCGGATCGGGCAACTTTCTGGTAATTGCCTACAAAGAGATGCGCGCTATTGAAGCGGAGATCAACCGGCGACGCGGTGAACCCGATCTGCGCACAACGATCCCGCTCACCAACTTCCGCGGGATTGAGTTACGCGATTTCGCAGCCGAGATTGCCCGCCTGGCACTCGTTATTGCGGAGTACCAGTGTGATGTGCTTTATCGCGGCCAGAGACTCGCACTTACCGAATTCCTGCCGCTGGACGCCCAGAACTGGATTACTTGTGGCAATGCGCTGCAACTGGATTGGCTCAGTATCTGCCCGCCTACAGGTAGCGGTGTCAGAGTGGTTTCTGATGATTTATTTCAGACACCCCTTGATCAAGCCGAGATTGATTTTGAGAACGAGGGTGGTGAGACGTACATCTGTGGCAATCCGCCATATAGAGGTAGCAAGTGGCAAACGGATGCACAGAAGGCAGACATGTTCAAAGTTTTTGATGGACTGACAAAGGGATGGAGATCTTTAGATTATGTGGCCGCTTGGTTCATGAAAGCTGCCGACTATGGCACAAGGACCAAAACGGCAACAGCCTTTGTATCCACTAACTCTATATGTCAAGGACAGCAAGTTCCGATTCTTTGGCCACTGATTTTTGCGACACGTAATAAAATCGCATTCGCGTATACTTCGTTCAAATGGGCCAATTTGGCAAGCTACAATGCGGGCGTTACTGTAGTAATCGTGGGTATATCCTGCGAATCCAATAATACAAGGCGTCTCTTTTCAGCCAATGAGGATGGCGGCTCTGCGGTGAGGGACGTTGGGAATATAAATGCTTATTTGGTGGCAGCGCCGAATATTGAAGTACAGCCACGTTCAGGGCCTATGCAAGACTTGGTTGCAATGCAATTCGGTAGTCATCCGTATTACGGAGCAGCCTTGATCTTTTCGAATGACGAAGCCCGACGAATGATACATAGATCACCGGACGCGGCCCGTTTCATTCGGCCACTATATGGCTCCAAAGAGTTTATTAATTCTGCACCGCGCTCTTGCCTCTGGATACAGGACAACGAAGTGGACCAGGCTATAGCCATCCCGTCTATTGCTATGAAATTGGCCGATGTGACCAAAGCCCGGCGTGCAGCATCAAAAGACATCACCGCTCAAAAACTTGCGGAAACCCCTTATAGATTCCGCGAACAGATTACAGCCAAACAATATGTTTTGATAGTTCCGCGAGTCAGTTCCGAAAATAGACCATTTTTGCCAGTGGGTTTGTTGGAGCCTAATTGCATCATACAAGAGAAAGCTTTTGCCATGTACGACGCCCCTCTCTGGAACATGGCCCTTATCGCTTCCCGCCTCCATTGGGTCTGGATTGGTACGGTTTGCGTTAGGATGAGAACGGATTTCTCCTACTCCAACACCCTCGGCTGGAACACCTTCCCCGTGCCGCTGCTGACCGAACAAAACAAGACTGACCTCACCCGTTGTGCGGAAGATATTCTGCTGGCCCGCGAGGCGCATT
The DNA window shown above is from Acidiferrobacter sp. SPIII_3 and carries:
- the tsaB gene encoding tRNA (adenosine(37)-N6)-threonylcarbamoyltransferase complex dimerization subunit type 1 TsaB translates to MNLLAVETTSAFVSVALKIDGVVHERGLRDSAARAETVLDLLRGLCADLRCDLGAVDVIAFGRGPGSFTGLRVAAAMAQGLAYARDLPVVPVSSLAALAQEAPGRQVLAALDARRDEVYYGFYRREATGLVVTCGEERVGPPGRVVCPPGTDCAVGSGIDHYTGRFGETLPELRFAGRSPTARAVLALAEDAYEHAAFVRACAAVPVYLRDDVAHIRS
- the rfbD gene encoding dTDP-4-dehydrorhamnose reductase, which produces MGLSNGDRRAGFAIIAALDGESAAGTGLATRMGRWREITTFGIIVMSDEGAAMAQAGEVRRGIALFGAQGQLGRALAQALAGLGPVHALSHADCDIGDETAVHAAVQRLRPGVIVNAAAYTAVDKAEAERDTALRINAYAPGHLADAALAVGAWLVHYSTDYVFDGTAGRPYREDDLTAPLNVYGETKRLGEEAVLARPLTAFVLRTAWLYDREGRNFLTTVRRLAANGPLRIVSDQYGSPTPVTVLAQATRAILAHPRAADNAGLYHAACDGQTSWHGFAEAIVRSLGLTVAVSPITTADYPTAAHRPAYSVLDGARLKERLGICLPSWDRALADLFREMA
- a CDS encoding DUF1345 domain-containing protein, producing the protein MSRAFMRAVRALGARRRLAASVLVGAAVFMSVPPQHLTDIRLLLGWDAACLTFLILAGMVMVFADARETCRSTVDQDQSGLALLSMALLAACASVFAILFLLSYVKGASASEKVFYLALAVSAITGSWLVVHTLFAFHYAHGYYRGRAVPDGVRDDGGMHFPGSALPHYMDFLYFSFVIGMTSQVSDVAITSHGVRRAALLHGVLSFAFNTLILALTINIVAGLM
- a CDS encoding aldo/keto reductase, with product MRIHHLPGTDLAISDIGLGTMTFGEQTDEACAHAQLDYALSEGINLFDMAEMYPVPGRAETQGATETIVGRWLARQARDRVVIATKVAGPSRGFHWIRGGPLALDLANMRAALEASLKRLKTDYVDLYQIHWPSRPIPLFGGTQYEARDTADRAAEIDEQLQALATLVREGKVRYIGLSNETPWGTLRFLDAARRLGLPQIVTIQNAYNVLNRTFESGLAEVCHRERLGLLAYSPLAFGILTGKYRGRSDPQARLNRFPEFSPRYRKPAIEPAVDAYARIAENFGLSLGALALGFVRSRFFTASTLLGARTVEQLKENIVHAKVVLSPEALAAIEEVHLKSPNPAP
- a CDS encoding HugZ family protein, which translates into the protein MSENYRKAVRDVRLLVRTHSNGILSTLSADMDGWPFGSVAPYILDFEGNPILLLSDLAQHSRNILRDGRVSLLAWEDEKPDIQQSGRATLMGRATVIEGDEALRDRYLRYLPQAREYFAIHDFRFYQVSIERVRFIGGFGDIHWVRGEDYRLPRESFDAELVAAESGAVIHMNADHRDALIRYCRAMGVEEAEPRLIGIDPEGFDIATRGGRLRIDFDAPVRDAKGLREAFVRMARTSSAGRDDLPSTVPG
- a CDS encoding PQQ-binding-like beta-propeller repeat protein; translation: MEARPAIRPSVVAGLAALALLSGCSHKTSHAASSSAKTALASPHAWPLYGLNAAHDARYKTAQGTAGEPVHWVFHVPEAVPKGMKKPAIKRTYVSITAVRDLVGIPIGASVVDGQVYVADDDGFLYALDGSDGHMLWKFNALNQIMTTPLVAGRGPKKLVYVGGGNSTFSYTQAVKFAHKGARIVRGTDISGIYAVHAATGKLAWVYHTKGEDMPTPAIDDGTLVFGNGDGHIYGLNAATGKFKWRVPIKSFVSMSSATVYHDLVIMGGTHPSALYAVNAKTGKLVWRTAPQAVFSSSMGDCAPAQSRGIVVTQFERKAKGHRRAKSVEIALDAKTGKILWQTTLGVGKVPPRNKDAVPMIVGGTIYTGSPVTATAYAVQLKTGKVLWHTPLKIKMKAAPSVTGSDVIFPVGNGAIFVLNRKTGKVLSKYMTHHGGFGPQNGVVMGDTYLIGSNFGWMYALPIKTLLGQGKTS
- a CDS encoding DNA methyltransferase: MNVVEIEAAVSELALQPFDREEFSFAFLKAFGNKETTITRLRKGETNASDVASGVLQRNNIHLATCETGTVNATLKALRESPKTISAKAKFILATDGQTLEAEDLTSGETIASAYPDFPQYFGFFLPLAGISTIKEIKDNPIDVRATGRLNKLYVELLKDNPEWATEARRHDMNHFMARLIFCFFAEDTDIFPGGKLFTHTIEQMAERDGSNTHEVLGTLFRAMNIKHAERMSVGLPRWTTEFPYVNGGLFSGNTDVPRFSRIARVYLLHAGQQLNWAQINPDIFGSMIQAVADENERDALGMHYTSVPNILKVLNPLFLDDLRAQLATAGNNPRQLLNLRKRLAKIRVFDPACGSGNFLVIAYKEMRAIEAEINRRRGEPDLRTTIPLTNFRGIELRDFAAEIARLALVIAEYQCDVLYRGQRLALTEFLPLDAQNWITCGNALQLDWLSICPPTGSGVRVVSDDLFQTPLDQAEIDFENEGGETYICGNPPYRGSKWQTDAQKADMFKVFDGLTKGWRSLDYVAAWFMKAADYGTRTKTATAFVSTNSICQGQQVPILWPLIFATRNKIAFAYTSFKWANLASYNAGVTVVIVGISCESNNTRRLFSANEDGGSAVRDVGNINAYLVAAPNIEVQPRSGPMQDLVAMQFGSHPYYGAALIFSNDEARRMIHRSPDAARFIRPLYGSKEFINSAPRSCLWIQDNEVDQAIAIPSIAMKLADVTKARRAASKDITAQKLAETPYRFREQITAKQYVLIVPRVSSENRPFLPVGLLEPNCIIQEKAFAMYDAPLWNMALIASRLHWVWIGTVCVRMRTDFSYSNTLGWNTFPVPLLTEQNKTDLTRCAEDILLAREAHFPATIADLYDPDQMPENLRRAHERNDEVLERIYIGRRFRNDTERLEKLFDLYAKMTGGRGATQTTRKTVS
- a CDS encoding site-specific integrase, which gives rise to MASFEKRSGNWRAIVQRQGHGRLTRTFDTKAQAEAWAATIESEIARGLFVSRTEAENTTLGDLLDRYEREIVFAKKGAQIERYRLNRFRESPLAHRSIASIRGTDLALWRDQRLREVSPATVGREMNILGHVFETARKEWGIALVNPVRDIRRPPAPNARTRRLVDDEQARLVAAAHTYGGEIGALITWAIETAMRRGEIAAMRWEHLDRKDRVLLIPETKNGTPRQVPLSTAALAVLDALPRRLDGRVWSMRPDSISQAFERVCKAAGIEGLTFHDLRHEATSRFFEQGFNPMEVASITGHKTLQMLKRYTHLRAADLAKRIK
- a CDS encoding ABC transporter ATP-binding protein/permease, producing MERFNLAFFRGAWRITAPYWKSEERWSAYGLPAVVVGLSLGLVYINVLITEWYNGFYDALQHYNETAFWADMLRFSWLAGLYIAGYVYQLYLGEMLQIRWRRWMTHHYLKDWLSDRAYYRMQLLSDGTDNPDQRIADDISAFIRGILKLGLGLLSSVVTIASFITMLWILSNRLTIPIDGQKWEIPGYLVWAALIYSVAGTWIMLKLGRPLIGLSFNQQRFDADFRFNLVRVRENTESIALYGGEDQEHKGLGERFASIFRNYWAIMRRQKIINWFSAGYGQAAIIFPFLVAAPSFFAKQIQLGLVMQISSAFQQVQGGLSYIVTIYPDLAAWHAVVDRLTGFSEHMAEVRGVATDINAIAQETADKLQLQSVSLHVPDGRPLLSDLSLSVEPGETMLLTGPSGSGKSTLIRALAGIWPFGSGRIVAPPKNSSLFLPQKPYLPLGTLRDVLLYPHGQSDTTNDTLTEALTAVGLPRLIPQLDEQKPWPLILSLGEQQRIAFARILLQKPQWIYMDEATSALDEAAEGELYTLLRHRLPNSTVVSVGHRSALNAYHKTRLQLTGNGAWQVIPAGA